CGACGATCGTGTCGCCGGGACGCAGCCCGGCAGCGGCGGCGGGGCTCTCCCGGGGCAGCGCGCAGCCCGGCGTCCCGGCCTGGCAGGTCTGGCCCTCCGGGGTGATCGGCACCGCGCAGGGGTCCTCGGCGACGGCGGTCACCGCACCGGCGGGCAGCACGCACGCGGGCACCTCGCGGACCTGGGTGGTGATGACGCCAGTGCCGACGACGGTCAGCAGCACCGTGAACAGCAGGGCCGCCAGCACCAGGTTGTGCAGGGGGCCGGCGGACATGACGACGACCCGCTGCCACCAGGGCTTGGCCCAGAACAGGCGGCCCTCGTCGCCGGGGCGGACGTCGTCCTGGGCCTGGCCGCGCACCTCGGCGATGAAGGAGCGCATGCGGGTGGCCCGCGCGCTCTCGTCCGCCTCGGCCGGCGGGATCATCCCGACGATCCGGATGTAGCCGCCGAGCGGGACGGCCTTGACGCCGTACTCGGTCTCGCCGCGGGTGCGGGAGAACACCGTCGGGCCGAAGCCGACCATGAACTGCGGCACCCGCATGCCGAACTTCCGGGCCCAGTAGAAGTGCCCGTACTCGTGGAAGGCGATGGACAGCAGCAGGCCGATCGCGAAGGCGACGATGCCGAGGACGGTCAGCAGCAACCCGCTCAGCTCAGCCTCCGTCGATCACCCTCCCGGCGTGCTGCCGGGCCCACCCCTCCGCCGCCAGGACGTCCTCGACGCAGGTGGGGACGCCGAGGTCCGGCGCGTCGTCGAGGGTACGCGCGACGGTGTCCACGATGCCCCGGAACGGCAGCCGACCCGCCACGAACGCCGCCACGGCCTCCTCGTTGGCCGCGTTGTAGACCGCCGGTGCCACCCCGGCGGCCTCGCCGGCGGAGCGGGCCAGCCGCACCGCGGGGAACGCCTCGTCGTCCAGCGGGGCGAACTCCCAGGTGCTCGCCGCCGACCAGTCCAGGGCCGGCTGCACCTGCGGCAGCCGGTCGGGCCAGGCCAGCGCCAGCGCGATGGGCAGCCGCATGTCCGGCGGGCTGGCCTGGGCGAGGGTGGCGCCGTCGGCGAAGGTGACCATCGAGTGCACGATCGACTGCGGGTGCACCACGACGTCGATGTCGGCGAGCGGGACGGCGAACAGCAGGTGCGCCTCGATGAGCTCCAGGCCCTTGTTGACCAGGGTGGCGGAGTTGATGGTCACGACCGGCCCCATGGCCCAGGTCGGGTGGGCCAGGGCCTGCTCGACGGTGACGCCGTCCAGCTCGGCGGCGCCGCGGCCGCGGAACGGCCCGCCGCTGGCGGTGAGCACCAGCCGGGCGACCTCGCCGCGGTGCCCGCCGCGCAGGCACTGCGCCAGCGCCGAGTGCTCGGAGTCGACCGGCACCAGTTGCCCGGGCGCCGCGGCCGCGGTGACCAGCGCCCCGCCGGCCACCAGCGACTCCTTGTTCGCCAGCGCGACGGTGCGCCCGGCCTGCAGCGCGGCCAGCGTGGGGCGCAGCCCGATCGACCCGGTGATGCCGTTGAGGACGACGTCGGCCGGGCGGGCGGCGAGCTCCTCGGCCGCCCGCGGGCCGGCCAGGATCTCCGGGAGGGCGTACTCCCCTCGCGACCAGCCCCGCTTGGACGCCGCCGCGTAGAAGGCCAGCTGCAGGTCCTGGGCCGCGGTCGCCCGGGCGACGGCCACGGTGCGGACGCCCAGGGACAGCGCCTGGTCGGCGAGCAGGCCGACGTCCCCGCCGCCGGCGGCCAGGGCGGTGACCCGCAGCCGGTCGGGGAACTGCTGGGCCACCGCGATCGCCTGGCGGCCGATCGACCCGGTGGAGCCCAGCACCGTCACCTCGCGCACGCCGTCCACGGGCCGCATCCTCCCCGACGCGTCCCCTCCCTCGGCGGGTGCCGCCGGTCGGCGGCTGGCAGGATGGGGACGTGAGCGAGCAGACCCACCGCGCGAGCCTCCACGACCCCGCGTCCGCGCGGGTCAACCAGCCCGGCCGCGAGGAGGGCATCGTCCGGGCCGACGCGCACCCGGTCGAGCACGAGCGCCCGGAGGACTGGGGCTGGCACGGCGAGACCGGCCGGTGGGGCCGCGTCGGGGCGGTCGTGGCGACGCTGTTCATGCTCGCCTACCTCGTCGGCAACCACGAGGGTCGCATCGAGGACCTCTGGGTGCTCGGCATCGCCGCCGGCATGGTCCTCATCCTGGTCATGGACTGGCGGCGGCGGCGCAACGCCTGGCGCGCCAAGTGAAGGACCCCCTGCAGGGCCCGTCGGAGTCCTGACGGGGGTCCTTGCTCAGGTGACGGTGACGCCGATGGCCGGCCCGACGGCGTAGGTGGCCCCGGCCGCCACGGCGCCGGAGCTCACTGGTCGGCCTCGGCGCCCATCTCCACCGGCGGCTCCAGGGACGGCTGCGGCAGCGCCACCGCCGGCACACCCTCCACGCGGTCGGCCGCGGCCAGCTGCCCGCAGGCGCCGTCGATGTCCTGCCCGCGGGTGTCGCGGACCGTCGTCGGGACGCCGTGCGCGCGCAGCCGGGCGACGAACTCCCGCTGCGCGGGCAGCGGGCTGGCGTCCCACCGGCTGCCCGGCGTGGGGTTGAGCGGGATGAGGTTCACGTGCGCCCGCCGCCGGGCCAGCAAGCGGCCCAGGGCGTCGGCGCGGTGCGGCTGGTCGTTGACGTCGCGGATGAGCGCGTACTCCACGGAGTAGCGGCGGCCGGTGCGCTCGGCGTAGGCGTCCGCGGCGGCGACCACCTCGGCCACCTTCCAGCGGGTGTTGACCGGCACGAGGGTGTCCCGCAGCTCGTCGTCCGGCGCGTGCAGGCTGACCGCCAGGGTGACCGCGAGGCCCTCGTCGGTGAGCCGCCGGATGGCCGGCACCACACCGACGGTCGAGACGGTCACCGAGCGCTGGGACAGGCCCAGCCCGTGCGGGGCGGCGGTCACCAGCGCGTCGAGGGTCCGGCGGACCCGCGCGTAGTTGGCCAGCGGCTCGCCCATGCCCATGAACACCACGTTGGACAGCCGGCCCGGCCCGCCGGCGACCTCCCCGCTCGCCATCGCCGCCGCGGCGGCGACCGCCTGCGCGGTGATCTCGGCGGCCGACAGGTTGCGGGTCAGCCCGTTCTGGCCGGTGGCGCAGAAGGGGCAGGCCATGCCGCAGCCGGCCTGGCTGGAGATGCAGACGGTCGCCCGGTCGGGGTAGCGCATGAGCACGCTCTCCACCAGGGCGCCGTCGTGCAGCCGCCACAGCGTCTTGCGGGTGCGGCCGCCGTCGGCGGCGAGGGTGCGCACCGGGGTCAGCAGCCCGGGCAGCAGCGCGGCGGCCAGCTCCTCGCGCACGGTGGCCGGCAGGTCGGTCATGAGCGCGGTGTCGGTGACGCCCCGGTAGAAGTGCCGGGCCAGCTGGTCGGCCCGGAACGCCGGCTGGCCGAGCTCGGCGACCGCGGCGCGGGCCTCCGCGCGGGTGAGGTCGGCCAGGTGGCGCGGCGGCCGGC
This window of the Geodermatophilus sp. DSM 44513 genome carries:
- the dxr gene encoding 1-deoxy-D-xylulose-5-phosphate reductoisomerase, yielding MDGVREVTVLGSTGSIGRQAIAVAQQFPDRLRVTALAAGGGDVGLLADQALSLGVRTVAVARATAAQDLQLAFYAAASKRGWSRGEYALPEILAGPRAAEELAARPADVVLNGITGSIGLRPTLAALQAGRTVALANKESLVAGGALVTAAAAPGQLVPVDSEHSALAQCLRGGHRGEVARLVLTASGGPFRGRGAAELDGVTVEQALAHPTWAMGPVVTINSATLVNKGLELIEAHLLFAVPLADIDVVVHPQSIVHSMVTFADGATLAQASPPDMRLPIALALAWPDRLPQVQPALDWSAASTWEFAPLDDEAFPAVRLARSAGEAAGVAPAVYNAANEEAVAAFVAGRLPFRGIVDTVARTLDDAPDLGVPTCVEDVLAAEGWARQHAGRVIDGG
- a CDS encoding DUF2631 domain-containing protein; the encoded protein is MSEQTHRASLHDPASARVNQPGREEGIVRADAHPVEHERPEDWGWHGETGRWGRVGAVVATLFMLAYLVGNHEGRIEDLWVLGIAAGMVLILVMDWRRRRNAWRAK
- the rlmN gene encoding 23S rRNA (adenine(2503)-C(2))-methyltransferase RlmN; its protein translation is MTALPLVFDAPRRGRPPRHLADLTRAEARAAVAELGQPAFRADQLARHFYRGVTDTALMTDLPATVREELAAALLPGLLTPVRTLAADGGRTRKTLWRLHDGALVESVLMRYPDRATVCISSQAGCGMACPFCATGQNGLTRNLSAAEITAQAVAAAAAMASGEVAGGPGRLSNVVFMGMGEPLANYARVRRTLDALVTAAPHGLGLSQRSVTVSTVGVVPAIRRLTDEGLAVTLAVSLHAPDDELRDTLVPVNTRWKVAEVVAAADAYAERTGRRYSVEYALIRDVNDQPHRADALGRLLARRRAHVNLIPLNPTPGSRWDASPLPAQREFVARLRAHGVPTTVRDTRGQDIDGACGQLAAADRVEGVPAVALPQPSLEPPVEMGAEADQ